Proteins co-encoded in one Hyla sarda isolate aHylSar1 chromosome 4, aHylSar1.hap1, whole genome shotgun sequence genomic window:
- the SYCE2 gene encoding synaptonemal complex central element protein 2 translates to MADSELEHREVLDESANSNTIRAERAGPSNSQTSSSKSGSSLSSPGPDAATTSSTNEGKTFNYFASLDANVEALQSRAQCLIDKINEGRSMDQTLMKNFNTNLNIKVAELSQCLEDRMYQMYEENNTQLQVRLQELTDIIERIGQLQAELKQVCQTVVTVYKDLGLQHDS, encoded by the exons ATGGCTGACTCGGAGCTGGAACACAGGGAAGTACTTGACGAATCTGCAAATTCAAATACTATTAGAGCTGAACGGGCAGGTCCATCTAATAGCCAGACTTCCTCTAG CAAGTCGGGCTCCTCCTTATCCAGTCCTGGACCTGATGCAGCAACCACCAGCAGCACCAATGAAGGGAAGACTTTCAATTACTTTGCTTCTTTGGACGCCAATGTAGAGGCGCTGCAGAGCCGTGCTCAATGCCTGATTGATAAAATAAATGAAGGGCGCAGCATGGACCAAACATTGATGAAAAACTTTAACACAAACCTCAACATAAAG gtGGCAGAACTGTCTCAGTGTCTTGAAGACAGAATGTACCAGATGTATGAAGAAAACAACACACAACTACAGGTCAGGCTGCAGGAGCTCACCGACATCATAGAAAGGATTGGGCAGCTGCAGGCTGAGCTCAAACAAGTGTGTCAGACTGTGGTTACCGTCTACAAAGACCTAGGCTTACAACATGACAGCTGA